Proteins from a single region of Candidatus Omnitrophota bacterium:
- a CDS encoding sugar ABC transporter permease, whose amino-acid sequence MDKVLKIKSTLENYFFVLPAVLIFSIFYVIPFVWVFRLGLYEWDGIMPTMSFVGMSNFKEIILQDRIWWDSMLNAGYITLIALTLQNAVAFLLAWACDREIRLKNFYRVIFFIPPVLSEVVVGLVWQWILDGNYGLLNNWLTHLGLANFTRNWLADPNTALTTVAIVHSWKGFGWGFLIFLAGLQTIPRELYEAARVDGANAWQSFTRVTLPLMVPVAVLVGILTILGTMQAFVLIIAMTGGGPAYHTQVPVLRILASMRASSRFGYACAQGIVFGFILMAISFIQYRFSKKFKHA is encoded by the coding sequence ATGGATAAAGTCCTGAAAATAAAATCCACACTTGAAAATTACTTCTTTGTACTTCCTGCCGTATTAATTTTTTCAATTTTTTATGTCATTCCTTTTGTCTGGGTCTTCAGGCTCGGTTTATATGAGTGGGATGGTATTATGCCTACCATGAGCTTTGTGGGCATGTCAAATTTTAAAGAAATAATCCTTCAGGACAGAATATGGTGGGACTCGATGTTAAATGCCGGCTACATCACTTTAATTGCACTTACGTTGCAGAATGCGGTGGCGTTTTTATTGGCCTGGGCATGCGACAGGGAGATCCGCCTTAAAAACTTTTACCGGGTCATATTCTTTATACCTCCGGTTCTTTCGGAGGTCGTAGTCGGTTTGGTTTGGCAGTGGATCCTTGATGGCAACTACGGCTTGCTCAATAATTGGCTTACTCATTTAGGGCTGGCTAATTTTACCAGGAACTGGCTGGCTGACCCAAATACTGCCCTGACTACTGTGGCTATAGTGCATTCATGGAAAGGGTTTGGTTGGGGATTCCTTATATTTCTGGCGGGTTTGCAGACAATACCAAGAGAATTGTATGAAGCAGCCAGGGTAGACGGCGCCAATGCCTGGCAGTCCTTTACGAGGGTAACCTTACCTTTAATGGTGCCCGTAGCGGTATTAGTCGGCATATTGACGATTTTGGGAACTATGCAGGCATTCGTGCTTATTATAGCAATGACCGGAGGCGGTCCGGCTTATCATACTCAGGTACCGGTTTTAAGGATACTTGCTTCAATGCGTGCTTCTTCAAGATTCGGATATGCCTGCGCACAGGGTATAGTTTTCGGGTTTATCCTTATGGCTATATCATTTATTCAGTATAGATTTTCAAAGAAGTTCAAACACGCTTAA
- a CDS encoding carbohydrate ABC transporter permease, with protein sequence MQNKRIKTERYYKTKKTAINLIIHLFLITVAVTCVFPLFWMIASSLKTQETIFRDMSLFPKELHFENYYLAWKEGGFGRYFLNSIFYTASVVLGIVIISSLAAYAFARFRFPGRNLLFFMFMAAMMIPIQGSFVALYVLLNKLHLRNTPLGYILAMVNVGLSTSIFMLKTFFDKMPKELEDAARIDGCSKLGTWWHVALPLSKPVLAVVVVFNALNVWNEYVLALIIFDSKPLMPLQVALMTFQGEFITRYPLLMAGLTLTAVPIIILYLLMQKYIVKGVTQGALVG encoded by the coding sequence ATGCAAAATAAAAGAATAAAAACAGAGCGGTATTATAAGACAAAAAAGACGGCGATAAACCTTATAATCCATTTATTCCTGATAACAGTTGCGGTTACCTGTGTTTTCCCTCTTTTTTGGATGATTGCCTCAAGCTTAAAGACGCAGGAGACAATATTCAGGGATATGTCGCTGTTCCCTAAAGAGCTTCATTTTGAGAACTATTATTTGGCATGGAAGGAAGGCGGTTTTGGCAGGTATTTCTTAAACAGCATCTTTTATACAGCTTCAGTCGTATTGGGAATAGTAATAATTTCTTCGCTGGCAGCATATGCCTTTGCCCGCTTCAGGTTCCCGGGCAGAAATCTGCTTTTCTTCATGTTTATGGCAGCGATGATGATCCCTATCCAGGGAAGTTTTGTCGCGCTCTACGTATTACTTAATAAATTACATCTCAGGAATACGCCGCTGGGATATATACTTGCGATGGTAAATGTCGGATTGTCTACCAGTATTTTTATGCTTAAGACATTTTTTGATAAGATGCCTAAGGAGTTAGAGGACGCAGCCAGGATAGACGGATGCTCTAAGCTTGGCACATGGTGGCATGTAGCATTGCCTTTATCAAAGCCTGTACTTGCGGTTGTCGTAGTGTTTAACGCGTTAAACGTATGGAATGAATATGTGCTGGCATTGATAATCTTTGATAGCAAGCCTCTCATGCCGCTTCAGGTCGCGCTTATGACTTTTCAGGGAGAATTTATAACCCGCTATCCGTTGCTTATGGCAGGATTAACACTTACCGCTGTACCTATAATTATACTTTATCTTTTGATGCAGAAATATATTGTTAAGGGAGTAACCCAGGGGGCGCTTGTAGGATGA
- a CDS encoding extracellular solute-binding protein codes for MKRILYFAVTAVFLFQFIGCSQPLSKDSGKVITVWHWMTDREAAFAELAKRYEVASGIKINFELYAPSDAYSQKVRAAAQGGTLPDVFGILGEKRDFGSFIKAGHILDLTPYMQENQNEWKNVFFTKALEVNEFTEGNSYSVPPGIYAVPIDIMTIQMVYNKELFKKLGLNPNRPPQTFQELLDIGNKIKANNMQGLVSGWGEVWMIDCLANNYAFNIMGKDKVLATIKGEVPYTDPDWIKVLTLFKEMQDSGVLSSGLVTMINKTAEQLFANEKAVFAFNGSWCVNVYNSMNPNLAYGVFLPPKASDKYPMSIWGGAGSSFMVNARSKNKEEAVKFLKWITERQQQVFLAEETKNLPANKSSLSKISEVLKQFADDMDATTHPNTWGVSEFPAVIEAFDKGIQSIIIGEKTPEQAASDVQKIKEREMAKRKK; via the coding sequence ATGAAGCGTATATTGTATTTCGCTGTTACAGCGGTTTTCTTGTTTCAATTTATAGGCTGCAGTCAACCCCTAAGCAAAGATAGCGGCAAGGTGATCACTGTCTGGCATTGGATGACGGATAGAGAAGCTGCTTTTGCCGAACTTGCAAAAAGGTATGAAGTTGCCAGCGGTATAAAAATAAATTTTGAACTATATGCCCCTTCCGACGCATACTCACAGAAGGTGCGGGCAGCTGCCCAGGGCGGAACGCTTCCTGACGTATTTGGCATACTGGGTGAGAAAAGGGATTTTGGTTCTTTTATAAAAGCAGGCCACATACTTGACCTTACCCCATACATGCAGGAAAACCAGAATGAATGGAAAAATGTTTTCTTCACGAAGGCGCTTGAAGTAAACGAATTTACCGAAGGCAACAGTTATTCAGTCCCCCCGGGAATTTATGCTGTTCCAATCGATATAATGACCATACAGATGGTCTATAATAAAGAGCTGTTTAAAAAACTCGGCTTAAATCCTAATCGCCCACCTCAGACTTTTCAGGAACTACTTGATATAGGCAATAAAATTAAAGCTAACAATATGCAGGGGTTAGTTTCCGGATGGGGCGAAGTGTGGATGATTGATTGTCTTGCTAATAATTATGCTTTCAATATTATGGGTAAAGATAAAGTCCTGGCAACCATAAAGGGAGAAGTGCCTTATACTGATCCGGATTGGATAAAAGTCCTTACCTTATTTAAAGAGATGCAGGACTCAGGTGTCCTTTCAAGCGGGTTGGTTACTATGATCAATAAGACCGCCGAACAGTTATTTGCAAACGAAAAGGCGGTTTTTGCTTTTAACGGTTCATGGTGTGTAAATGTTTATAACAGCATGAACCCGAATTTAGCCTATGGGGTCTTTTTGCCTCCTAAGGCTTCAGACAAGTACCCTATGAGCATATGGGGAGGCGCCGGTTCTTCTTTTATGGTCAATGCCCGCTCAAAGAATAAAGAAGAAGCGGTTAAATTTTTAAAATGGATTACGGAGCGCCAACAACAGGTTTTTCTAGCCGAAGAGACAAAGAATTTGCCGGCTAATAAGAGCAGTTTAAGCAAGATATCCGAAGTTTTGAAGCAATTCGCTGATGACATGGATGCGACCACACATCCTAATACCTGGGGTGTATCGGAATTCCCAGCAGTAATAGAGGCTTTTGATAAAGGTATCCAGTCTATAATAATCGGGGAAAAAACCCCCGAACAGGCCGCTTCCGACGTCCAGAAAATAAAAGAACGGGAAATGGCCAAAAGAAAAAAATAG